In Xylocopa sonorina isolate GNS202 chromosome 3, iyXylSono1_principal, whole genome shotgun sequence, one genomic interval encodes:
- the Tbcc gene encoding tubulin-binding cofactor C yields MDSPTLIEGSLPDRITKRDRERKNIIERRREERQSLAVESEQSSYFKDTFYSSCKKVKEMLDDAPSAPISALPGIFDKANKEIQMLKNYLSQSKMFLKVYDIRRAQENLQLLESEASELEMKLLPKKKFGFKNRRVVKKTSDKTHDITDGLKDLKISEGIVNGSAKQNHKLSSKYGDSACMLLGKINEQLVLDAENVNKNDILLSDLIHCTVRIYGTPSTLHMVNLKQCTVLVGPVTSSVFVHDCSECVFAFACQQLRLHSSMDCTIYLHVTSRSIIEDCTKVRVAPYNWTYEDQANHFNLAGLDPKINNWNCVDDFNWLSNEKHSPNWSILEPELRIKSWD; encoded by the coding sequence ATGGATTCTCCCACTCTCATAGAAGGTAGTTTACCAGATCGTATTACCAAAAGAGATCGCgaaaggaaaaatattattgaaagaCGAAGAGAAGAAAGGCAATCGTTGGCTGTTGAATCCGAACAAAGTAGTTATTTCAAGGATACTTTTTATTCCTCGTGCAAAAAAGTCAAAGAAATGTTAGATGATGCACCTAGTGCTCCAATATCAGCTCTTCCTGGAATATTCGATAAGGCGAATAAGGAAATTCAAATGCTTAAAAATTACTTATCACAATCGAAGATGTTTTTGAAAGTGTACGATATTAGAAGAGCACAAGAGAATTTACAACTACTAGAAAGTGAAGCATCTGAATTGGAAATGAAGTTGCTACCTAAAAAGAAGTTTGGTTTTAAAAATCGGAGGGTTGTAAAGAAAACATCCGACAAGACGCATGATATAACTGATGGCTTAAAGGATTTGAAAATATCAGAAGGAATTGTGAATGGTTCCGCAAAACAGAATCATAAATTATCAAGCAAATATGGAGATAGTGCATGTATGTTATTGGGAAAAATTAATGAACAATTAGTTTTGGATGCTGAAAATGTGAATAAAAATGATATTTTACTTTCTGATTTAATCCATTGTACAGTAAGAATTTATGGCACACCTAGTACTTTGCACATGGTAAACTTGAAACAGTGTACTGTATTAGTTGGACCGGTAACTTCTTCTGTATTTGTCCATGACTGTAGTGAATGTGTATTTGCCTTTGCGTGTCAGCAACTTCGATTACATTCTTCCATGGATTGTACTATTTATTTACATGTTACAAGCAGATCGATTATAGAAGATTGTACAAAAGTACGTGTAGCACCGTATAACTGGACTTACGAAGATCAAGCAAATCACTTTAATCTAGCTGGACTTGATCCAAAAATAAATAACTGGAATTGTGTCGACGACTTTAACTGGTTATCTAATGAGAAGCATTCACCAAACTGGAGCATTTTAGAACCTGAATTACGTATCAAAAGTTGGGATTAA